The proteins below are encoded in one region of Neorhodopirellula lusitana:
- a CDS encoding DUF4013 domain-containing protein — protein MLRWIGRSCWRIWSVAWLLVLLAFVTAIPVFQLMALGYLLFVAGRLASGETLANSVRGIDRAGKIGVALTALGLASLPSQLLTHWESVAAIIQPGSGTAETLRVSAIALAVFATVYLWWAWARGGTLRHYLWPEPVRFVKQVWRPTFWSDVSLRLWDFVLSLRLPMLFWLGLRGAAGTLIWLVPAMVIMVVTREGQHAAAGLLGGLCLLVLGYILMVLPALQANYAAENRLAALFEFRRVRRDSQFAPWSYAGALLVALVLMPIPLYLLKIEATPEEIVWLPCLVFVAFMLPARMATGLALRRGRRLRRAAESDAVMASTATTDPSGMPVAERVTAEIGVTEVQRSGQFASGFWPTASRWTVRGLVAPAIVAVYLFVLFGSQFTSWDGVDTWVRQHALLVPVPFVGI, from the coding sequence ATGTTGCGTTGGATTGGACGATCGTGTTGGCGAATTTGGTCAGTTGCATGGCTGCTGGTCCTGTTGGCGTTTGTGACCGCGATCCCCGTGTTCCAGTTGATGGCGCTGGGGTATCTGTTGTTTGTGGCAGGGCGATTGGCCAGCGGTGAGACGTTGGCCAACAGCGTGCGGGGAATCGACCGCGCAGGAAAAATTGGAGTGGCGTTAACGGCGTTGGGACTCGCATCGTTGCCAAGTCAGTTGCTGACGCATTGGGAGTCCGTTGCCGCGATCATTCAGCCGGGGTCTGGCACGGCGGAAACCCTACGAGTATCGGCCATTGCGTTGGCGGTCTTTGCGACCGTTTATTTGTGGTGGGCGTGGGCTCGCGGTGGGACATTGCGACACTATCTTTGGCCCGAGCCGGTGCGTTTCGTGAAGCAGGTTTGGCGACCAACGTTTTGGTCGGATGTTTCACTGCGTCTGTGGGATTTCGTGCTTTCGTTGCGGTTGCCGATGTTGTTTTGGCTGGGGCTGCGAGGTGCGGCTGGGACCTTGATTTGGTTGGTGCCAGCGATGGTCATCATGGTGGTGACACGCGAAGGCCAGCATGCGGCGGCGGGGCTATTGGGCGGGCTTTGCTTGTTGGTATTGGGCTACATCTTGATGGTGTTGCCCGCTTTGCAGGCGAACTATGCAGCGGAGAATCGGCTGGCGGCGTTGTTTGAATTCAGGCGGGTTCGCCGTGATAGCCAATTTGCCCCTTGGAGCTACGCGGGGGCACTGTTGGTGGCGTTGGTGTTGATGCCGATTCCACTGTATTTGTTGAAAATCGAGGCCACGCCTGAGGAAATCGTGTGGTTGCCGTGCTTGGTGTTTGTAGCCTTCATGTTGCCCGCACGCATGGCAACCGGGCTCGCCTTGCGGCGGGGACGACGGTTGCGTCGAGCTGCTGAATCGGACGCTGTTATGGCTTCGACAGCCACTACGGATCCCAGCGGCATGCCTGTTGCCGAACGGGTCACCGCTGAAATTGGCGTTACCGAAGTGCAGAGAAGTGGCCAATTTGCTAGCGGATTCTGGCCAACTGCTTCACGCTGGACGGTCCGAGGATTGGTCGCCCCGGCGATTGTGGCGGTGTACCTGTTTGTCTTGTTCGGCAGTCAGTTCACCAGCTGGGATGGCGTGGATACCTGGGTGCGTCAGCACGCCTTGCTGGTGCCAGTGCCGTTCGTTGGTATTTGA
- a CDS encoding alpha-amylase/4-alpha-glucanotransferase domain-containing protein, whose amino-acid sequence MTPNVHLCLVLHNHQPIGNFDGVFEQSYQDSYLPFLDVFEPYEALQISLHTSGPLMMWLAERHPEYLDRLRLLVEAGRVEIIGGPQYEPILTMLPGRDRIGQIRTYSQWIQRNLGVTPAGMWTPERVWESSLTTDVVDAGMRYTVLDDYHFQAAGMKAEDLTSYYLVEDQGRLLRIFPGSEKLRYTIPFRPVNETVDFLRDVAHRHPGAVMTFGDDGEKFGTWPDTKQHVYEGGWLRSFFDALTENQDWLHTVSMAEAIRRVPAAGKTYLPDCSYREMTEWALPVEAQETLEDVTHALEKSSEWPRLQEFVRGGFWRNFKTKYEETNEMYSRMMHVSTRLAAAEAAGMDGVALAEIRDHLYRGQCNCPYWHGAFGGIYLPHLRNAIFEHLIQADTLLQDLEGTLETVTATAEDYDFDGQQEIKMSNEHLIAWLDPARGGRLYELDIRGINHNLLATLQRRPEAYHRKVLAGPGCGDGDVASIHDRVVFKQENLDQLVQYDQFPRKSLVDHFFDNEATLASVMSGESLERGDFVDLPFEAKLRRGGDRVQTHMRRDGNAWGIPITLTKAVTIDANSDKLSVTYLLENLPPGQPLHFAIEWNFAGMPSGADDRYFSDVDGNRLGQLGDAVDINDTRGISLSDRWLKLDVDLRCDRESNIWAFPIQTVSQSEAGFELVHQSVCVMPHWIITADADGRWAVQIEVTTRVESDCEVPTNQAIAGSIV is encoded by the coding sequence ATGACGCCGAACGTTCACCTCTGCCTCGTCCTTCACAATCACCAACCGATCGGCAATTTCGACGGCGTTTTCGAGCAATCTTATCAAGACAGCTACTTGCCGTTCTTGGATGTGTTCGAACCGTATGAAGCGTTGCAGATCTCGTTACACACCTCCGGCCCGTTGATGATGTGGCTTGCCGAACGGCATCCCGAATATCTCGACCGCTTGCGGCTATTGGTGGAAGCCGGTCGTGTCGAGATTATCGGCGGCCCGCAATACGAGCCGATCCTGACAATGTTGCCCGGTCGCGATCGCATCGGCCAAATCCGTACCTACAGCCAGTGGATCCAACGCAACCTGGGTGTCACGCCCGCCGGTATGTGGACCCCTGAACGCGTCTGGGAATCCAGCCTCACCACCGATGTCGTCGACGCTGGAATGCGGTACACCGTCTTGGACGACTACCACTTCCAAGCTGCGGGAATGAAAGCGGAAGACCTAACGAGCTATTACTTGGTTGAAGACCAAGGTCGATTGCTGCGAATCTTCCCCGGTAGCGAAAAGCTGCGTTACACGATTCCATTCCGTCCGGTGAACGAGACCGTTGATTTCTTGCGTGACGTTGCTCACCGTCACCCCGGTGCGGTGATGACGTTTGGTGACGATGGCGAAAAGTTCGGCACCTGGCCGGATACCAAGCAACACGTCTACGAAGGTGGATGGTTGCGTTCGTTCTTTGATGCGTTGACCGAAAACCAAGACTGGCTGCACACCGTTTCGATGGCTGAAGCGATCCGCCGCGTGCCAGCGGCTGGCAAGACCTACTTGCCCGATTGCAGCTACCGTGAGATGACCGAATGGGCGTTGCCGGTTGAGGCTCAAGAAACTCTCGAAGACGTCACCCACGCTCTAGAAAAAAGCTCAGAGTGGCCACGACTGCAAGAGTTCGTCCGCGGCGGCTTCTGGCGGAACTTCAAAACGAAGTACGAAGAAACCAACGAGATGTACTCACGCATGATGCACGTCAGCACTCGCTTGGCTGCTGCCGAAGCCGCTGGCATGGACGGTGTCGCACTCGCCGAGATCCGTGACCACCTGTATCGCGGTCAGTGCAATTGCCCGTACTGGCACGGAGCGTTCGGTGGCATCTACCTGCCCCACCTTCGCAACGCAATCTTCGAACACTTGATCCAAGCCGACACGCTGCTACAAGATCTCGAAGGCACGCTTGAAACCGTCACCGCAACCGCCGAAGACTACGACTTTGACGGTCAACAAGAAATCAAGATGTCCAACGAACACCTCATCGCATGGCTGGACCCAGCCCGCGGTGGACGGTTGTATGAACTGGACATTCGCGGCATCAATCACAACCTGTTGGCCACGCTTCAGCGTCGCCCCGAAGCCTATCACCGCAAGGTGCTGGCCGGTCCCGGCTGTGGTGATGGCGACGTCGCCAGCATCCACGATCGAGTCGTTTTTAAACAAGAAAACCTCGACCAACTCGTTCAATACGATCAGTTCCCACGCAAAAGCCTCGTCGACCACTTCTTTGATAACGAAGCGACGTTGGCATCCGTCATGTCAGGCGAATCGCTCGAACGAGGTGACTTCGTCGATCTACCCTTCGAAGCCAAATTGCGACGCGGCGGTGATCGAGTGCAAACTCACATGCGACGCGACGGCAACGCTTGGGGCATTCCGATCACGCTGACCAAAGCGGTCACCATCGATGCCAATAGCGACAAGCTTTCGGTGACCTATCTGCTGGAAAACCTGCCACCAGGGCAACCCCTGCACTTCGCGATCGAATGGAACTTCGCTGGCATGCCATCGGGCGCCGATGACCGTTACTTCAGCGACGTTGATGGCAACCGTCTGGGACAACTTGGTGACGCAGTTGACATCAACGACACGCGTGGAATCTCGCTGTCGGATCGCTGGTTAAAACTGGATGTGGATCTTCGCTGTGACCGCGAAAGCAATATCTGGGCGTTCCCAATTCAAACGGTCAGCCAAAGCGAAGCCGGTTTCGAACTCGTTCACCAAAGCGTATGCGTGATGCCACACTGGATTATCACCGCCGATGCAGACGGACGATGGGCGGTGCAAATTGAAGTCACCACTCGAGTCGAATCCGACTGTGAAGTGCCAACCAATCAAGCGATCGCCGGTTCGATCGTGTAA
- a CDS encoding serine/threonine-protein kinase, whose amino-acid sequence MTARLRLVMADPAPPRRLRTGSRLDKYRIVRRLGEGGFAVVYQAHDTIEDRAVALKIPDVCSDEGIQSLDDVHREVRIMASLAHPNVLPLKDARFIDDQFVMAFPMGEESLHDRLSRRLARATTVSYIRQMTAAVAHAHERRILHRDLKPENFILFPNSQICLTDFGLARTQRRGQLISASGTVGYIAPEQAMGKPTYRSDVFSLGLIIYKMLSGSLPEYPFEAPLPAYAKLRKGLHQDFIDWVRKSIDPKPQRRFRDAIAMHNALERIRVVISDKTPSTRSARKTIRRAA is encoded by the coding sequence GTGACAGCAAGACTGCGATTGGTAATGGCGGACCCAGCACCGCCACGACGACTGCGTACCGGTTCCCGTTTGGACAAGTACCGGATCGTCCGCCGTCTTGGTGAAGGCGGATTCGCCGTCGTGTATCAAGCGCACGATACGATCGAGGATCGCGCCGTGGCGTTGAAGATCCCCGATGTCTGTAGTGATGAAGGCATCCAGTCACTCGATGACGTGCATCGAGAAGTCCGCATCATGGCTTCGCTGGCACACCCCAACGTCTTGCCGCTGAAAGACGCCCGGTTCATCGACGATCAGTTCGTGATGGCGTTCCCGATGGGCGAAGAAAGCTTGCACGACCGACTCAGTCGTCGACTTGCTCGCGCGACAACGGTTTCGTACATCCGACAAATGACCGCCGCAGTCGCCCACGCACATGAACGCCGCATTCTGCACCGCGATTTGAAGCCGGAAAACTTCATCCTGTTCCCTAACAGCCAAATCTGCTTGACGGACTTCGGTTTAGCTCGCACGCAGCGTCGCGGCCAGCTGATTTCGGCCTCAGGAACCGTCGGCTACATTGCCCCTGAGCAAGCGATGGGGAAACCAACCTATCGCAGCGATGTGTTTTCGCTCGGGTTGATCATCTACAAGATGCTCTCCGGCTCGCTTCCCGAATACCCCTTCGAAGCACCACTGCCAGCCTACGCGAAACTTCGCAAAGGGCTGCATCAGGATTTTATCGATTGGGTTCGAAAGTCAATCGATCCGAAGCCTCAACGACGATTCCGTGACGCCATCGCCATGCACAATGCACTGGAACGCATCCGGGTTGTGATCTCGGACAAGACCCCCTCCACTCGATCAGCACGCAAGACCATTCGCCGGGCTGCCTAG
- a CDS encoding DUF4870 domain-containing protein has translation MSVAQEIERLSQLRNQGTLTESEFQEAKAKVLQESQAGHPQIDFKIPNPSANQTAMLLHFSQYLGFMVPLLGFAAPILIWQLKKDTIPEIDIHGRIVANWILSSLIYSIISLVLALAMIGFVGLILIGCLSVIYPLIGGIKANDGQPWDYPGSIRFF, from the coding sequence ATGTCGGTCGCCCAAGAGATTGAACGCCTTTCGCAACTTCGCAACCAAGGCACCCTGACCGAAAGCGAATTCCAAGAAGCCAAGGCGAAGGTCCTACAAGAATCGCAAGCCGGTCATCCACAGATCGACTTCAAGATTCCCAACCCGTCGGCCAACCAAACCGCGATGCTGCTGCACTTCTCGCAGTACCTGGGTTTCATGGTCCCGCTCTTGGGATTCGCTGCCCCGATTTTGATCTGGCAACTGAAGAAGGACACCATTCCCGAAATCGACATCCACGGACGAATCGTCGCGAACTGGATTCTCTCATCCTTGATCTACAGCATCATTTCGCTGGTGCTGGCCCTCGCCATGATCGGCTTTGTCGGCTTGATCTTGATCGGATGCCTATCGGTGATCTATCCGCTCATTGGCGGGATCAAAGCCAACGATGGGCAGCCATGGGACTACCCCGGCAGCATCCGTTTCTTCTAA
- a CDS encoding HEAT repeat domain-containing protein, with protein sequence MYALKQANPYFSMQQWKADQKIGITDHERREELMSLAESMPNLPADRQQYWSGHLKQIFENDESAEMRRLAILAAGKTNNAEMLKLVEKGLDDDNLKVRMEACRALGNRPEDEAARLLASTVGKSQDQDVRHAAITALAKHPGKIASDSLKLALQDRDPATQNLVIGSLRQSTGQDYGTDPETWIAALDGKDVPTKSNKGTGLGSFF encoded by the coding sequence ATGTACGCGCTCAAACAGGCCAATCCGTATTTCTCGATGCAGCAATGGAAGGCGGACCAAAAGATTGGAATCACCGATCACGAGCGCCGAGAAGAGCTGATGTCACTGGCCGAATCGATGCCGAACCTGCCAGCCGATCGCCAGCAGTACTGGTCTGGGCACCTGAAGCAGATCTTTGAAAACGACGAGAGCGCCGAAATGCGGCGTTTGGCGATTCTGGCGGCCGGGAAGACCAACAATGCCGAAATGCTGAAGCTGGTCGAGAAGGGGCTCGACGACGATAACCTGAAGGTGCGAATGGAGGCCTGTCGCGCTTTGGGGAATCGACCTGAAGACGAAGCCGCTCGATTGCTGGCCTCAACGGTTGGCAAGTCGCAAGACCAAGATGTCCGGCACGCTGCAATCACGGCGTTGGCCAAACACCCCGGTAAAATCGCGTCGGACTCACTCAAGCTGGCGTTGCAGGATCGTGACCCGGCAACCCAGAATCTTGTCATCGGATCGCTACGGCAAAGCACCGGCCAGGACTACGGTACGGATCCGGAAACCTGGATCGCGGCACTGGATGGGAAAGACGTGCCAACAAAGTCAAACAAAGGCACCGGCCTGGGATCGTTCTTTTAA
- a CDS encoding vWA domain-containing protein → MKMSFTASIHRLPNIAAVALLGLVSSCLLGLSSTATATEPGTTIHSDASTRIVSYASEASPASEAVASDTSADNAAEQEQPTRKSVALSIQPTAQDDLMKAASDSPTDIVVLVDTSASQVGAFRQEAMTAVKMLLRRLDGDSVQVRLFAVDVAATPLTDKFTRPLASEVIAAVKNLDRRLPLGNTNLVQVLETAADELVSQDKDHARAIVYIGDGTSIDSIQNASRFEQLIDRLRADRTSVHSIAVGPTKNIEAMAILANHTGGVIGVVGNDAAIGGPAVIASGVASSATMHPIWVSECRTESGPAINWVHGDRFPPLRLDRDCILLGSTDADATDVQLVIEGQVATSHHSNVSIKTQATIEPSNPDMAFLPGLIAQHQNARGLMLPTAGSPMLRETAQVMAHRAENLVEAGSMALQQGNQRGARAVAEKALQDDPNNPEARALLKLSAPSGQTLIIQNDENPFDDLFGGGGGDAAADPFGAADPATPAAPEPAAPAFPDTPAPADDPFGAGSETPMESPAPAADPFGEAADEPFGDAAPATPAPATPAPVNPAPAPENFGAPMGGGAMPGNNFRDNNFSVPPGDNELLESGGQLLDRVEALRSREEGRLRAEVRAQLREARRLIRQDPIGVAGSLKSLLARVETTPDIDPQLRRELIGQVRASIQIAAAREAAFMEQQANLEQLAAGATSSARLLEETFRREAKLKTLSGQLNALVDQGRYTEADGGVSLEMAKMAGDTITEDSVLGRHITDEPLWLQTYARDRRYRELRERNFIDAFSLVLKSAIPFVDDPPIVYPDADVWQRLSRRRIEKYGAIELVGDSETERRIESTLDDETSQQFPETPLNEAVRVLAEQHGIPIRVNRAALEGIGLTEDTPVDISLENVSLRSFLRLMLRDLELTYMIQDEVLNITTQEDAETNLVTKVYPVGDLVVPVVSLGGGGMGGGMGGGMGGGMGGGMGGGMGGGMGGGMGGGMGGMGGGGGMFVVPDELSLSDKANRPAADANVNATAKADAKPIADSNPANRATVNDYSPIRLKINEGQSKDDVWRNYFAGLSIDSAEQLTVLDRRVKATISELNVKASSLQEKGQDSEARERFDDIRVVIGGAISAGHIQPWMYQAYAIALAATDAPDSEVERALLSAVDFADSPDDIMNVIGRLESIQHDAAAMKLCRQLSSMDPYRREPYVSGLRLAKRLNSPEDLAWACEGVLGQAWPEKMQPLVEEARLVARATHQELIAKGDTEAASKFSEALRRAASHDAIVRVCWTGDADIDLAVEEPAGTVCSLETPTSAGGGSLLGDAFPGAGDDATGQICETYICPKGFSGQYRVLLRRVWGNVSTGNVTVEILTDVGRENQAFIRQQIPLMEKNALVIFEVKSGQRQEELAAAQLNHLQDFGRKAGREVLGQFVGPTAGAAVANQEILQDYLRDYPSLSSSGSNDPRVAGQGVNGRDFVPRGAVGYRPEITTIPEGASLSALAIISADRRYVRISPAPLFSQIADVTTFNFVTGEDGGGTGGTTGGTGTTGTTGGVGGF, encoded by the coding sequence ATGAAGATGTCTTTTACCGCCTCGATCCACCGCCTTCCCAACATCGCCGCTGTGGCGTTGCTGGGACTGGTTTCCAGCTGCTTGCTGGGACTTTCGTCTACCGCAACCGCCACTGAACCGGGCACGACCATCCACTCGGATGCTTCGACCCGGATCGTCAGCTACGCCTCGGAAGCTTCGCCAGCCAGCGAAGCCGTCGCCAGCGACACTTCAGCGGACAACGCAGCCGAGCAAGAACAGCCGACTCGCAAATCGGTCGCATTGTCGATCCAGCCCACCGCTCAAGACGACTTGATGAAGGCGGCCTCCGATTCGCCCACCGACATCGTTGTCCTTGTCGATACGTCGGCTAGCCAAGTCGGTGCCTTCCGCCAGGAAGCCATGACCGCGGTCAAGATGCTGTTACGTCGGCTCGATGGTGATTCGGTTCAAGTGCGACTGTTCGCTGTCGACGTCGCAGCAACACCATTAACCGACAAATTCACTCGCCCGCTCGCCAGCGAAGTCATCGCTGCCGTCAAGAACTTGGATCGTCGCTTGCCGCTCGGCAACACGAACTTGGTTCAGGTGCTCGAGACAGCCGCTGACGAGTTGGTTTCCCAAGACAAGGATCATGCTCGAGCCATTGTCTACATCGGCGACGGCACTTCGATCGACTCGATCCAGAACGCATCGCGTTTTGAACAACTAATTGATCGCCTTCGTGCCGATCGAACCAGCGTTCACAGCATCGCAGTCGGCCCGACCAAGAACATCGAAGCCATGGCCATTCTCGCTAACCACACCGGTGGAGTGATCGGCGTGGTGGGCAACGACGCTGCCATCGGCGGCCCAGCCGTCATCGCCAGCGGTGTCGCCAGCTCGGCCACCATGCATCCAATCTGGGTCAGCGAATGTCGCACCGAAAGTGGCCCTGCAATCAATTGGGTTCACGGCGATCGCTTTCCTCCGCTGCGTTTAGACCGTGATTGCATTTTGCTAGGAAGCACCGATGCCGATGCAACGGACGTCCAGTTGGTGATCGAAGGTCAAGTGGCGACCTCCCATCATTCCAACGTCTCCATCAAGACTCAAGCGACTATCGAACCCAGTAATCCTGACATGGCGTTCCTGCCAGGCTTGATCGCCCAGCATCAAAACGCACGAGGCCTGATGTTGCCGACTGCTGGTTCGCCAATGCTTCGTGAAACCGCCCAAGTGATGGCTCATCGTGCTGAAAACTTGGTCGAAGCTGGCAGCATGGCATTGCAACAAGGCAACCAACGCGGTGCTCGCGCCGTTGCTGAAAAGGCTCTACAAGATGACCCCAACAACCCTGAAGCACGGGCGTTGCTGAAGCTTTCGGCCCCTTCCGGACAAACGCTCATCATCCAAAATGATGAGAATCCGTTCGACGATTTATTCGGCGGTGGCGGTGGCGATGCAGCTGCGGATCCCTTTGGTGCGGCAGACCCCGCAACCCCAGCGGCTCCAGAACCTGCTGCTCCCGCGTTCCCGGACACTCCCGCACCAGCCGACGATCCGTTTGGGGCAGGCAGCGAAACACCGATGGAATCGCCAGCTCCCGCAGCGGACCCATTCGGGGAGGCAGCTGACGAGCCTTTCGGTGATGCCGCTCCGGCTACCCCAGCTCCAGCTACCCCAGCTCCGGTTAACCCAGCACCGGCTCCTGAAAACTTCGGTGCTCCCATGGGCGGCGGTGCCATGCCCGGAAACAACTTCCGTGACAACAACTTCTCGGTACCCCCTGGCGACAACGAACTGTTGGAATCCGGCGGACAACTCCTCGACCGCGTGGAAGCACTGCGAAGCCGAGAAGAGGGTCGCCTGCGTGCCGAAGTCCGGGCGCAACTGCGTGAAGCACGTCGTTTGATCCGACAAGATCCGATCGGCGTCGCCGGTAGCCTGAAAAGTCTGCTCGCTCGCGTTGAAACCACTCCGGACATCGATCCACAACTGCGTCGTGAACTGATCGGCCAAGTGCGAGCGTCAATTCAGATTGCTGCAGCTCGCGAAGCCGCCTTCATGGAACAACAAGCCAACCTCGAACAGCTTGCTGCGGGTGCCACCTCATCCGCTCGTTTGCTGGAAGAAACCTTCCGACGCGAAGCCAAGCTTAAAACACTCTCGGGACAGTTGAACGCTTTGGTTGACCAAGGACGTTACACCGAAGCCGATGGCGGCGTGTCCCTGGAAATGGCAAAGATGGCTGGCGATACCATCACGGAAGACAGCGTGCTGGGTCGACACATCACCGACGAACCCTTGTGGCTTCAAACCTACGCTCGGGACCGTCGTTACCGTGAACTCCGCGAACGAAACTTCATCGACGCATTCTCATTGGTTCTGAAGTCGGCGATTCCTTTTGTTGATGATCCACCAATCGTCTACCCCGATGCCGATGTCTGGCAAAGACTTAGCCGCCGTCGTATCGAAAAGTACGGTGCGATTGAATTGGTCGGCGACAGTGAAACCGAACGTCGGATTGAATCCACACTCGACGATGAAACCTCACAACAGTTCCCCGAGACACCGCTGAACGAAGCCGTTCGAGTCTTGGCCGAACAGCACGGAATCCCAATCCGGGTCAACCGTGCCGCCTTGGAAGGAATCGGTCTGACCGAAGACACGCCAGTTGATATCTCCCTTGAAAACGTTTCCCTGCGTTCGTTCTTGCGACTGATGCTACGCGACTTGGAACTGACTTACATGATCCAAGACGAAGTGCTGAACATCACGACGCAAGAAGATGCCGAAACCAACCTCGTTACTAAAGTCTATCCCGTCGGTGACCTTGTCGTTCCAGTTGTCTCCCTTGGTGGTGGCGGCATGGGTGGCGGCATGGGCGGTGGTATGGGTGGCGGCATGGGCGGCGGCATGGGCGGCGGCATGGGCGGCGGTATGGGTGGCGGCATGGGTGGCGGCATGGGTGGCATGGGCGGAGGCGGCGGCATGTTCGTTGTCCCCGACGAGTTGTCACTTAGCGACAAAGCCAATCGGCCTGCTGCGGATGCCAACGTCAACGCAACCGCGAAAGCCGATGCGAAGCCAATCGCCGATTCCAATCCTGCGAATCGTGCAACCGTCAATGACTACAGCCCCATTCGTTTGAAGATCAACGAAGGTCAATCGAAGGACGACGTGTGGAGAAACTACTTCGCTGGACTGTCGATTGATTCCGCGGAACAGCTCACCGTCTTGGACCGTCGCGTCAAAGCAACAATCAGCGAACTGAACGTCAAAGCCTCATCACTTCAAGAGAAGGGCCAAGACTCCGAAGCACGTGAACGATTCGACGACATTCGTGTTGTCATCGGTGGTGCCATTTCAGCCGGTCACATCCAACCTTGGATGTACCAAGCCTATGCGATCGCTTTGGCCGCAACAGACGCTCCGGATAGCGAAGTCGAACGAGCCCTCTTGTCGGCGGTCGATTTCGCCGATTCACCCGACGACATCATGAATGTGATCGGTCGCTTGGAATCGATCCAGCACGACGCCGCGGCAATGAAGCTTTGCCGTCAATTGTCCAGCATGGATCCTTATCGACGCGAACCGTATGTCTCGGGTCTGCGATTGGCCAAACGCCTGAACAGTCCGGAAGACTTGGCCTGGGCATGTGAAGGTGTGCTAGGACAAGCCTGGCCAGAAAAGATGCAGCCACTCGTCGAAGAAGCTCGACTGGTTGCCCGTGCGACTCACCAAGAACTGATCGCCAAGGGTGACACCGAGGCCGCATCCAAGTTCAGTGAAGCACTTCGCCGGGCAGCATCCCACGACGCCATTGTACGTGTTTGCTGGACAGGCGACGCGGACATTGACCTCGCTGTCGAAGAGCCCGCCGGAACCGTCTGCTCACTCGAAACGCCAACCAGTGCCGGTGGCGGTAGCCTGCTTGGCGATGCCTTCCCAGGTGCCGGTGACGATGCGACCGGACAAATCTGTGAAACCTACATTTGCCCAAAAGGCTTCAGTGGCCAGTACCGTGTACTGCTTCGCCGTGTTTGGGGCAACGTCTCAACCGGCAACGTCACGGTTGAAATCTTGACCGACGTCGGACGTGAAAACCAAGCGTTCATTCGTCAGCAGATTCCGTTGATGGAAAAGAACGCCTTGGTGATCTTCGAAGTCAAATCGGGTCAACGTCAAGAAGAACTTGCCGCAGCCCAACTGAATCACTTGCAAGACTTCGGTCGCAAGGCTGGCCGAGAAGTGTTGGGCCAGTTCGTCGGCCCAACCGCGGGTGCAGCGGTTGCAAACCAAGAGATCCTACAGGACTACTTGCGTGACTATCCTTCACTGAGTTCCTCCGGCTCGAATGATCCACGCGTGGCGGGACAGGGCGTCAATGGTCGGGACTTCGTCCCTCGCGGTGCGGTCGGCTATCGCCCGGAAATCACCACGATTCCTGAAGGAGCCTCACTTTCGGCTCTGGCCATTATCTCCGCTGACCGACGCTACGTTCGGATCAGTCCTGCTCCGCTGTTCTCGCAAATCGCTGACGTGACGACGTTCAACTTCGTCACCGGTGAAGATGGTGGTGGAACGGGAGGTACAACAGGTGGAACGGGGACAACCGGTACGACTGGCGGAGTCGGCGGCTTCTAA